The Canis lupus familiaris isolate Mischka breed German Shepherd chromosome X, alternate assembly UU_Cfam_GSD_1.0, whole genome shotgun sequence genome has a segment encoding these proteins:
- the LOC102154282 gene encoding cyclin-dependent kinase 11A-like isoform X1, with the protein ILLSDQGFDLMNKFLTYFPGRRVSAESGLKHEYFQETPLPIDPSVFPTWPAKSEQQRVKRGTSPWPLEGGLGYSQLGDDDQKETDFHLTTTNQGASAVGPGFGLKF; encoded by the coding sequence atactgctCTCAGACCAGGGTTTTGACCTCATGAACAAGTTCCTGACCTACTTCCCTGGGCGGAGAGTCAGTGCAGAGAGTGGCCTCAAGCATGAGTACTTCCAAGAGACGCCCCTCCCCATCGACCCGTCGGTCTTCCCCACGTGGCCTGCCAAGAGTGAGCAGCAAAGGGTGAAGCGTGGCACGAGCCCGTGGCCGCTGGAAGGAGGTCTGGGCTACAGCCAGCTGGGCGACGACGACCAGAAGGAGACGGATTTCCACCTCACAACCACAAACCAGGGGGCCTCAGCTGTAGGCCCTGGCTTCGGCCTCAAGTTCTGA